In Plasmodium falciparum 3D7 genome assembly, chromosome: 6, the genomic window TGAACAACTTCCCCCCATTAAATCTCTTCATACATTTATAGAagtattaacaaaaaaaataaaataaaataaaataaaataataaaataataaaaaaataaaaacatataaataaataaataaataaataaataaataaaacatagtTCATATTGAAGAACCTACACAATTggttcaatatatatataatatgtacgTATTCCTTTAagcatttatatatatccaaaagCATTTTTccggataaaaaaaattcttaccTTATGATCGACGTggtacattatataatataatataaatattatatatatataaataaatatatatatatttttttttttattaacgtTATTATAATACCACGATGAATCCATTTTTTTCACTTCCTTTTTTGAAAGGTCCCTGAAATTtttgatgaaataaaaaatgacgtactgaaaaacaaaaaagatattatGTCATTATTCAATAATATAAGGATTAAAAAAGAACTTTTAAAAAACATTTCGGATGTATATCTCTGCATATACGAATTCGatcaagaaaataaaagtatagacaaaaaaggaaagacacacatgtatataataatatatatgtatattatatatatatatatatatatatatatatatatatatatatatatatttttatattctcttttaggaaacaaaaataaatctaGCCAAAACGaagaacataaaaaaatgattaaacaagaaaaagaaaaaataaatgaaacaGAAAACAAACAAAACGATGACGAATGTTACCTGTGTAATAATTGTAAAGAATTggtaattcaaaaaaaaaaaaaaaaaaaaaaaaaaaatgtaatattaaatatatatttttttattccttttCAGGCTGAATTACAATGCTCACAGTGTAAAAAAACGTACTATTGCTCAAAGGAATGTCAGGTAAAAACaatcaaattatatataggaatatatatacataatatattatatatacacaatatgttacatatacataatatattatatatacacaatatattatatatacataatatatatgtcacTTTTATCGCTTTATACGCAATCGCTTATATAGATGAAAGACTGGATTAATCACAGAGATGTTTGCTCAAACATCTTATGATTTAAAAAACTtttagcaaaaaaaaaaaataataataataatataataaaataaatataattatatataatatattatcagaGTGTCCGtttaaaatttaattcaaataaataatatatttaaagcaaataaaataaattcagATATTTTCAAATATGCATAGTAAacaaattttcttttaatgttACCATGgctgttctttttttttttttggttcgtattattttaattatacacatttattttatttaagtactcttttaattaaatataacataaaaacaaaaaaataaaaaaaatataacatattcaaaaaatatatgtgggTTGAAatggatgaaaaaaaaaatacatatatataaatatatatatatatatatatatatgtacaatcAGTAGGATGctttaaaatttaatttagataagaaatatttcccctctttttttttttttttttttttttttttttaatattattattaagaacatataaatatatatatatatacgtgttggtgtttatattatttggtTCATATAATGTTTCGCATGTTCATGATAATAAATgagtattatatttatagcaCAATTTATACATtcttagtatatatatatatatatatatatatatatgtgaatggttactttatatatatatatatgtagaataTCCATTTCATACgatttcattttttgaattaataCAATTGACAATATTAGTTCTACATATAGGACATACCTGACTTTTATACAACCATTTGGTTAAGCAGTTGACGTGAAAAAAGTGTCTTTTATCACAAGGCATGATCATAACATcatctttattaatataattcatCATACATATAGAGCAGACATCAtcattttgattatatattttttgattatCATGATCagtataattatttgtatcaTCTTGACTTTCATTTGAAATATCTTTATCactactaataataatatcatcatcgttatcattattttgatgatgataatttgTAACATTGTCATATCTAAtattatctatttttttttcaaatgtattatgtattttattatcttcagaAGGTAATGAATTTAATGGCTTTAACATATCTTGTAAATTTTCATCTACTATATTtgaatttataatatcacctaattcttttccttttatatattgttgttgttcttttttttttcttttctttttatcttctttacattttataatttcatttttgtttttttgtgttttatGATTTGGGCTATTGTCATTGTCTATAATAACGCTTTTTACTTTATCTAAGATTAGTTCAAAGGAtggtttttttataaatgttttGACACCTGATTTACCATTTTTATTTCGTttcttatgtatataatttatatcctCATATCTCATAACTTTTAAtttcttaataatatattcaggGGTAGGAATTCTATCCGTTTCATCTACCGAGAAATTTAtcataatacaaataataatggataaaaataatcctagagatatataaaataatagagGTATAAAATATAGTGTTATggtgaaataataatatattcttataatttttaatgagATTGTATTCgtagtacatatatttttataaaagtgaagtaaatataaagataataatgataaaaaaaaagttaaaaaattaaataactttattaaagaaatcataatattttttaatcgTTCATCGTTATCAATTTCATGTCTAAGCTTTATCCttattattgtaatttttaaatgccctatactttttattaatatagcTATAACAAGAATCCTATTAAAAACGTCGCATGATTCACAAGGTGTTCGAAAGTAGTATACACACATCAGGATAAACGACaagatacaaaaaaataataaaatatataagaccATGGAGAAATATCTAAAAATTACAACTTCGGTATTATTAATTTCGACATAATTTCCTGAAAGCAAAAAAAAGGAGGTAAaccaattttttataaaatataaaatataatacgttatatattgtattatatatatatatatatatatatatatatatatatatgtttgcgTTTGTTATGATACCATTACTAATCTCCTCCTCTATATCTATATTCATCTTACTAATTTATGGGGACTTATCACCTATTcagttttatatttatttatttatttttttttttttttttgatgaaCACTATATTAACctacaaaattaaaaagtttAACATAAAAATTGAAGCACACACACAAAAgaaatacaatataaaagatgatatatatatatatatatatatatatatatttttttttttttttttttccttgaACATACACGATCTTTCAATTATTAcacttgaaaaaaaaaaaaaaaaaaaaaaaaaaaatgttttataacaagttttatatctatttcttttaatcatttctataaattataaacacTGACTCTTTTTATGAAAATTCGATAGAATGGAAAAAGAATGTTATATACAtctgaattatataaaacataaaaaatatatatatcataatatgtatatatataatatatatatatatatatatatgtgtatgtatgtatgtatgtatgtatgtatttatgtatatccCTTTTTAGatccttcttttttttttttttttttttttttttccttattttcttttaacttttaagaaaattatgaatttttttttaatttccttcgtatgcacatatataatattattactatattgTTTCACTTAACAAAACGGGAGgtacataaaaattaaatggaAGATATATGACAtgtgtattttatatattaatacataatttatatcttcaaggaattatgttatatatatatataaatatatatttatatttacgtATTTATTACTATGTAAACACACATGCAATATATGTTAAGCCAAAAttgtataaaagaaaaaagaaaaaaataaataatatatttatatatatacacaataGTAcgtgtaatattattattattattaatttatttttttttttttttcgttatttaaacaatatgatttttatatataataatatattctacattttatttttttatttaacgtTCTTTTAGttatggaaaatataaaaaaggacaTATTCTATTTTCGTTTCATagtattttttatgttatatttttaatcaaCTCTACTTTTCCCAAAAAacaagcaaaaaaaaaaaaaaaaataaaataaataaataaataaataaacaaacaaacaaacaaataaataaacaaataaacaaataaataaataaacaaataaattattaaagaaatatttgaGCCATTCCTATCAAGTgcaacaacaacaaaaaaaaaaacacgtCCCAGCATACTAATATActcattttaaatatataacagtTTACCTAccctttatatattcatacaaTGTGTGAACTGTTTTatgtatatctttattttttaatttttatagaaTGCTCAAATGTTTGGTAACACCacttttaatatgtatactcacaattaaaattttatgttttataaatttaaaaaaacttCGATTCAATATCATAAAAACAGAAACAATTCTGAATATGAATGAGGTTGGTGAAATATATTCTAGGCCCGAAAATTTGAAATAtgaaagtaaaaaataaataaatataaataaataaatatatatatatatatataaacacataaaaatataaattttttatttttcatatatgtattcacataatatatatatatatatatatatatatatacatatatatttttttttttttttgtgaatcGCTGAAAGAATTCGGAAGACCTCAAAATGATTTAATCTTAAATGTTATAGAAAACAAAAAcgaggaaaaaaaatttaagaaGATTCCCTTGTGGATTATGAGACAAGCTGGGAGATATTTACCAGAATATGTTGAGATTcgtaaaaaatatgatttttttgaaatatgtaAAAGCCCAGATTTATCATCCTATGTATCTATTATGCCATATGATAGATTCAAGACAGATATGATAGTTATATTTTCAGACAtcttaataatttttgtagCAATGGGtatagatataaaatttGTAGAGAATCTAGGTCCTGTTTTTAATTTGGAAATTTACAATATGAATGATTTTAATAAACTAAATTTGAATATGAAAGAAATTAtagataatttatattatgtatacgATTCCATAAAtttaaccaaaaaaaaaataaacaatgaCGTTCCTATATTAGGTTTTTGTGGCTCAccatttacattatttatgtatttaacaaaaaataataaaaaaacatatgaaGATAGTTTTAAATTTCTTTATGAAAAACCAAACGATGCCCatcaaattataaataaattaagtgACATATGCCTCAATCATTTGATAAATCAAATCGATAGTGGAGCaaatattattcaaattttTGATAGTAATGCTGAATTagtagataaaaatatttttaacgaatttagtattatatatcttaAGAAAGTTATagaaatcataaaaaaatatagaccaaacatatatattatattatttataaaaaataatttccaTGATGATATTAAGAATCTAAAAATAGATGTACTATCTATAACACATAAACAATTAATAGATAACACAGACCAATtctattttaaattatttcaaaacaatattattttacaagGAGCACTAGATCcatatatactattattaaaTGATCATGAATTAATACAGaaacatattatacaaatgatgaaaaatataactcataaaaataaatatatagcaAATCTAGGACATGGAATACTTCCTA contains:
- a CDS encoding RING zinc finger protein, putative; amino-acid sequence: MNIDIEEEISNGNYVEINNTEVVIFRYFSMVLYILLFFCILSFILMCVYYFRTPCESCDVFNRILVIAILIKSIGHLKITIIRIKLRHEIDNDERLKNIMISLIKLFNFLTFFLSLLSLYLLHFYKNICTTNTISLKIIRIYYYFTITLYFIPLLFYISLGLFLSIIICIMINFSVDETDRIPTPEYIIKKLKVMRYEDINYIHKKRNKNGKSGVKTFIKKPSFELILDKVKSVIIDNDNSPNHKTQKNKNEIIKCKEDKKKRKKKEQQQYIKGKELGDIINSNIVDENLQDMLKPLNSLPSEDNKIHNTFEKKIDNIRYDNVTNYHHQNNDNDDDIIISSDKDISNESQDDTNNYTDHDNQKIYNQNDDVCSICMMNYINKDDVMIMPCDKRHFFHVNCLTKWLYKSQVCPICRTNIVNCINSKNEIV
- a CDS encoding uroporphyrinogen III decarboxylase translates to MLKCLVTPLLICILTIKILCFINLKKLRFNIIKTETILNMNEVGEIYSRPENLKYEKFGRPQNDLILNVIENKNEEKKFKKIPLWIMRQAGRYLPEYVEIRKKYDFFEICKSPDLSSYVSIMPYDRFKTDMIVIFSDILIIFVAMGIDIKFVENLGPVFNLEIYNMNDFNKLNLNMKEIIDNLYYVYDSINLTKKKINNDVPILGFCGSPFTLFMYLTKNNKKTYEDSFKFLYEKPNDAHQIINKLSDICLNHLINQIDSGANIIQIFDSNAELVDKNIFNEFSIIYLKKVIEIIKKYRPNIYIILFIKNNFHDDIKNLKIDVLSITHKQLIDNTDQFYFKLFQNNIILQGALDPYILLLNDHELIQKHIIQMMKNITHKNKYIANLGHGILPTTKIKNVNLFIDTIRNNEWS